The genomic DNA ATTCAGTCACATCATGCACCTAGTGAGCAACGTCGTCGGCCGGCTCCGCGAGGACGCTACGGCGTATGACGTGCTGGCGGCTACGTTCCCGGCGGGCACCCTCTCGGGCGCCCCCAAGCCGCGCGCACTGCAACTACTCGATGAGCTCGAGCCGCACCGCCGCGGGGTTTATGGCGGCGTGGTGGGCTACTTGGACTTCGCCGGAGACATGGACATGGCGATCGCTATTCGCTCTGCGCTGATCAAGGACGGCGTCGCTTACGTGCAGGCCGGCGGCGGAATTGTCAACGATTCTCAGATTGACGCGGAGGCGCTGGAAACCGTGAATAAGTCCGCCGCGCCGTTGCGCGCCGTGTGGGCCGCCGGAAGCATGACGGCGTACGAGCACGGAAAGATCGATTCCTAATGTCACGTCGAACCGCCGTTTTCGCCGCCCTGGCCGGCGCTCTCGTGGCCCTGCTAGCGGTGACTCGCACCTGGATCGAGGTTGTCCCCGGGCCGCAGGCCATCATTCAGGCGCCCGTCGTCGTCCCCGGCGCAGACGCCGCCACCAGCGTTTCTGCGCTGGCCGTTGTCGCACTCGCTGCCAGCGTCAGCCTGTCGATCGCCGGGCGGATCACTCGATACATCATCGGGGCACTCATCCTGCTGGCTGGAGTCGGCATCGCCGGTGCCTCGTGGGGCGTGATGGCCAGCCCGGAATCCGCCGCGGCCACGCTGGTGGGTGAGGCCGCGGGCACGGCACAGATCGATGCGGACTACGTCGTCGCGGTCTGGCCGTGGGTTGCCATGGCGGCCGGAGTTTGGGTGGCCTTGGCCGGTCTTGCGGTGCTGGTCGCCTCCCGGCGGTGGCGAGTCTCTCGGCGATATACGACGGCGTCGGCCACCGCAGGCAGTGCGTCGGCGGAGCCCTCGAGCGAGGCGACCGAGCAGCCCCTGGACGAGATCGACGGATGGGATCAGCTCAGCCGCGGCGACGACCCCACCCGCTGACGCCGCGCACGGTCACCGAGGACGCACTTGGGCCCGATCAGTGGCAGAATGGCAGTAGTTCTACAACCGGGCGAAAAGCCCACCACCTTCACAAGGAGTACAGCGATTATGGCGAACGCCGCTGATCAGTCCAGTCACGCCGTCGACCCCATGCACTCGGAGCAGCCGGGCCACGGCAACAGCGTTGCTGCGTGGTCCATGGTGGGCGTTATGCTCCTCGGTTTTGCCGTGGGCTGCGTTGGCTTCACGATCGCGAACATGCCCGTCCTCGCCGCCGGTGTCGTCATCATCGTTGCCGGCCTGATCCTTGGCTGGATCCTGAAGAAGGCCGGGTTCGGCGTTGGCGGCGCTAAGTCCAAGCCTTCCCACTGATCGTGAGCGTTCTTGACGACATCATCGGGGGAGTCCGCGAAGACCTCGCGGCGCGTCGGGTAGCCGTCCCAGATGCGGACATTCAGGCCGCCGCGCGAGCCGCTGCCCCGGCACGCAACGCGTGGGCCGCGCTCGGCGGCGTGACCGGTGACGTGCAGCGGGATACTCGCTTGCACGTCATCTCGGAGGTCAAGCGGAAGAGCCCCTCGAAGGGTGCCCTCGCGGAGATTCCCGCCCCGGCCGAGCTGGCGCGCCGGTACGCGGA from Zhihengliuella flava includes the following:
- a CDS encoding Trp biosynthesis-associated membrane protein, which gives rise to MSRRTAVFAALAGALVALLAVTRTWIEVVPGPQAIIQAPVVVPGADAATSVSALAVVALAASVSLSIAGRITRYIIGALILLAGVGIAGASWGVMASPESAAATLVGEAAGTAQIDADYVVAVWPWVAMAAGVWVALAGLAVLVASRRWRVSRRYTTASATAGSASAEPSSEATEQPLDEIDGWDQLSRGDDPTR
- a CDS encoding HGxxPAAW family protein gives rise to the protein MANAADQSSHAVDPMHSEQPGHGNSVAAWSMVGVMLLGFAVGCVGFTIANMPVLAAGVVIIVAGLILGWILKKAGFGVGGAKSKPSH